In the Acidimicrobiales bacterium genome, one interval contains:
- the pcrA gene encoding DNA helicase PcrA, with protein MNDLLSGLNPVQREAVLHESGPLLIVAGAGSGKTRVLTHRVAHLVRERGVSPFAILAITFTNKAADEMKARVGALVGPVAERMWVSTFHSACVRILRRDGGRLGYRSSFTIYDEADANRLTGYVLRDLNLDTKKFPPRSVHGVISAAKNELVDAEAYAARARTVYERRIADVYAEYQKRLRAASAMDFDDLLTVTVELLRKHPDVADHYQQRFSHILVDEYQDTNRAQNELVLLLGRRHRNVCVVGDSDQSVYAFRGADIRNILEFEEAYQDATTIVLEQNYRSTQTILDAANAVIANNAMRKPKALWTEQVGGEVITRYHAEDEHDEAGWAVGEMLRLHDRHDARWGDMAVFYRTNAQSRVLEEQLVRRNIPYKVVGGTRFFDRREVKDLLAYLRAVANPSDEVSLKRIVNVPKRGVGDTSIARVDAWAAANALPFAEAVDAVERTGVTGRALSGVVELRNLLAELRSMAGQGASPEKLLTEVIDRTGYGAELEAEGSVESAGRLENVAELVGVAAEHSSLDDFLEAVSLVSDADDIDGDDSKVVLMTLHTAKGLEFPAVFMLGLEEGVFPHLRSLGEPKELEEERRLCYVGITRARERLYLSHAWCRTLWGSTQYNPPSRFLSEIPEELTELAGGGRRRPSGSPGGSSSGPYGSHGPGRGGGGESHRREVVEAAIRGRSASPARTTGAEGLSLRVGEDVVHAKWGEGVVLEVIGSGDKAEAVVRFPGLGEKRLLLAWTPLKRA; from the coding sequence GTGAACGACCTGCTCTCCGGGCTGAACCCCGTCCAGCGGGAGGCCGTGCTGCACGAGAGCGGGCCGCTGCTGATCGTGGCCGGCGCCGGTTCGGGGAAGACGCGGGTGCTCACCCACCGCGTCGCCCACCTGGTCCGGGAGCGGGGCGTGTCGCCCTTCGCCATCCTCGCCATCACCTTCACCAACAAGGCGGCCGACGAGATGAAGGCCCGGGTGGGCGCCCTGGTCGGCCCCGTCGCCGAGCGCATGTGGGTGTCCACCTTCCACTCGGCGTGCGTGCGCATCCTGCGGCGGGACGGCGGCCGCCTGGGCTACCGCTCGTCGTTCACGATCTACGACGAGGCCGACGCCAACCGCCTGACCGGGTACGTCCTGCGCGACCTGAACCTCGACACCAAGAAGTTCCCACCCCGCAGCGTGCACGGGGTGATCAGCGCGGCCAAGAACGAGCTGGTGGACGCCGAGGCGTACGCGGCCCGGGCCCGCACGGTCTACGAGCGTCGCATCGCCGACGTGTACGCCGAGTACCAGAAGCGGCTGCGGGCGGCCAGCGCCATGGACTTCGACGACCTGCTGACGGTCACCGTCGAGCTGCTTCGCAAGCACCCCGACGTGGCGGACCACTACCAGCAGCGCTTCAGCCACATCCTCGTCGACGAGTACCAGGACACCAACCGGGCCCAGAACGAGCTCGTGCTCCTCCTCGGCCGGCGCCACCGCAACGTCTGCGTCGTCGGCGACAGCGACCAGTCGGTGTACGCCTTCCGCGGCGCCGACATCCGCAACATCCTGGAGTTCGAGGAGGCGTACCAGGACGCCACCACCATCGTGCTGGAGCAGAACTACCGGTCCACGCAGACCATCCTCGACGCTGCCAACGCGGTGATCGCCAACAACGCCATGCGCAAGCCCAAGGCGCTGTGGACCGAGCAGGTGGGCGGCGAGGTCATCACCCGCTACCACGCCGAGGACGAGCACGACGAGGCGGGCTGGGCGGTGGGCGAGATGCTGCGCCTCCACGACCGCCACGACGCCCGGTGGGGCGACATGGCGGTCTTCTACCGGACCAATGCCCAGAGCCGCGTGCTGGAGGAGCAGCTGGTCCGCCGGAACATCCCCTACAAGGTGGTCGGCGGCACCCGCTTCTTCGACCGCCGCGAGGTCAAGGACCTCCTCGCCTACCTGCGGGCGGTGGCCAACCCGAGCGACGAGGTGTCGCTGAAGCGGATCGTCAACGTCCCCAAGCGGGGAGTGGGCGACACGAGCATCGCCAGGGTCGACGCCTGGGCCGCCGCCAACGCGCTCCCCTTCGCCGAGGCCGTCGACGCCGTGGAGCGCACCGGTGTGACCGGGCGGGCCCTGTCCGGGGTGGTGGAGCTTCGCAACCTCCTGGCCGAGCTGCGGTCCATGGCCGGCCAGGGCGCCTCGCCCGAGAAGCTGCTCACCGAGGTGATCGACCGCACCGGCTACGGCGCCGAGCTGGAGGCCGAGGGGTCGGTGGAGTCGGCCGGCCGGTTGGAGAACGTGGCCGAGCTGGTGGGCGTGGCCGCCGAGCATTCCTCGCTGGACGACTTCCTGGAGGCGGTCAGCCTGGTGTCGGACGCCGACGACATCGACGGGGACGACAGCAAGGTCGTCCTCATGACGCTGCACACCGCCAAGGGGCTGGAGTTCCCCGCCGTGTTCATGCTCGGCCTGGAGGAGGGCGTCTTCCCGCACCTGCGATCGCTGGGCGAGCCCAAGGAGCTGGAGGAGGAGCGCCGCCTCTGCTACGTGGGCATCACCCGGGCCCGGGAGCGGCTGTACCTGTCCCACGCCTGGTGCCGCACCCTGTGGGGCTCCACCCAGTACAACCCGCCCAGCCGCTTCCTCTCGGAGATCCCCGAGGAGCTGACGGAGCTGGCGGGCGGCGGCCGGCGCCGCCCGTCCGGGTCGCCGGGCGGCTCGTCCTCCGGTCCCTACGGCTCCCACGGTCCGGGGCGCGGCGGAGGCGGGGAGTCGCACCGTCGCGAGGTCGTCGAGGCCGCCATCCGCGGCAGGTCGGCGAGCCCGGCCAGGACCACGGGCGCCGAGGGGCTGAGCCTCCGGGTGGGCGAGGACGTGGTCCACGCCAAGTGGGGCGAGGGGGTCGTGCTGGAGGTGATCGGCTCGGGCGACAAGGCGGAGGCCGTCGTGCGCTTCCCCGGCCTGGGCGAGAAGCGGCTCCTCCTGGCCTGGACGCCGCTGAAGCGGGCGTGA
- a CDS encoding helix-turn-helix transcriptional regulator has product MERDDTAVRRFEDELASPRKILRSCLLLLLEERAGHGYDLLTRLEPLGFERSNPGRVYRALRWLENAGFVEPAWETTGVGPARRVYELTPEGRHALEVAAPRLRRQAKLLDEPLSRYMLGRLRVLSNNKQAFEFTVHAHLSVQAIDEVSARRKLERAFGQPHVLDTDVRTTGDVSISPGAG; this is encoded by the coding sequence ATGGAACGAGACGACACCGCCGTTCGCCGGTTCGAGGACGAGTTGGCCTCACCGCGCAAGATCCTCCGATCGTGCCTGCTCCTGCTCCTCGAGGAGCGCGCCGGGCACGGGTACGACCTCCTCACCCGGCTGGAGCCGCTGGGGTTCGAGCGGAGCAACCCGGGCCGGGTCTACCGGGCCCTCCGGTGGCTCGAGAACGCCGGTTTCGTCGAGCCGGCGTGGGAGACCACGGGTGTCGGCCCCGCCCGCCGGGTCTACGAGCTGACGCCCGAGGGCCGCCACGCCCTGGAGGTCGCCGCTCCCCGGCTGCGCCGCCAGGCCAAGCTCCTCGACGAGCCTCTGTCCCGCTACATGCTCGGCCGGCTGCGGGTGCTGTCCAACAACAAGCAGGCCTTCGAGTTCACCGTCCACGCCCACCTGTCGGTCCAGGCGATCGACGAGGTCTCGGCCCGGCGGAAGCTGGAGCGGGCGTTCGGCCAGCCCCACGTCCTCGACACCGACGTCCGCACCACCGGCGACGTCTCCATCAGCCCCGGCGCCGGGTAA
- a CDS encoding cobalamin B12-binding domain-containing protein, translated as MAKPGLDGHDRGAKVIARALRDAGFEVIYTGLHQTPEQVVEAVVQEDADALGLSLLSGAHMTLVPRITGLLAERGAGDVLVVCGGIIPDADIPVLKEAGVAEVFTPGAPLQRIAEWLQSALDAREAGAGAHQEEAT; from the coding sequence GTGGCGAAGCCGGGGCTCGACGGGCACGACCGGGGCGCCAAGGTGATCGCCCGGGCGCTGCGGGACGCCGGCTTCGAGGTCATCTACACCGGCCTGCACCAGACGCCCGAGCAGGTCGTGGAGGCGGTGGTCCAAGAGGACGCCGACGCCCTCGGCCTGTCGCTCCTGTCGGGGGCGCACATGACGTTGGTGCCCCGCATCACCGGGCTGCTGGCCGAACGGGGGGCGGGCGACGTGCTGGTGGTGTGCGGCGGGATCATCCCCGACGCCGACATCCCGGTGCTGAAGGAGGCGGGAGTGGCCGAGGTGTTCACGCCCGGAGCGCCGTTGCAGCGGATCGCCGAGTGGCTCCAGTCGGCCCTCGACGCACGGGAGGCGGGCGCCGGTGCCCACCAGGAGGAGGCGACGTAG
- the sucC gene encoding ADP-forming succinate--CoA ligase subunit beta: MDLLEHQGKSYFARFAIPVSTGGVATDVDQAVAAADRAGYPAVVKAQVHVGGRGKAGGVKVVKDSDEARQAASDILGMSIKGHVVLAVLVERATDIAAEYYASFTLDRSARLHLGMLSPQGGVDIEQVAADTPAAIARIHVDPVDGLSGEDCRAWVARAGLAPEAAEGVAALLGRLYACYVEGDADLVEVNPLVLTAAGDVVALDAKVTLDDNAAFRHPEWDEFAGTEVVDDRERLAREKGLQYVGLDGSVGIIANGAGLAMSTLDVVNQVGGSAANFLDIGGGASAAVMADALEVISTDENVRAILVNIFGGITRGEEVANGIVEALGRVNLVAPLVVRLDGTNAAEGRAILAGHESDRLISRATMLDAARTAVELAAGRAGAAGGEG; encoded by the coding sequence GTGGACCTGCTGGAGCACCAGGGCAAGTCGTACTTCGCCCGGTTCGCCATCCCCGTGTCGACGGGCGGCGTGGCGACCGACGTGGACCAGGCGGTGGCGGCCGCCGACCGGGCCGGGTACCCGGCCGTGGTCAAGGCGCAGGTCCACGTGGGCGGCCGGGGCAAGGCGGGCGGCGTCAAGGTCGTGAAGGACAGCGACGAGGCGCGGCAGGCCGCGTCGGACATCCTCGGCATGTCGATCAAGGGCCACGTCGTGCTCGCCGTCCTGGTCGAGCGGGCCACCGACATCGCGGCTGAGTACTACGCCTCGTTCACCCTCGACCGGTCGGCCAGGCTCCACCTCGGGATGCTGTCGCCGCAGGGCGGCGTGGACATCGAGCAGGTGGCGGCCGACACGCCCGCCGCCATCGCCCGCATCCACGTCGACCCGGTGGACGGGCTCTCCGGCGAGGACTGCCGGGCATGGGTCGCGCGGGCCGGGCTGGCGCCGGAGGCGGCGGAGGGGGTCGCCGCCCTGCTCGGTCGGCTGTACGCCTGCTACGTGGAGGGCGACGCCGACCTGGTCGAGGTGAACCCCCTGGTGCTCACCGCCGCCGGCGACGTCGTGGCCCTGGACGCCAAGGTGACCCTCGACGACAACGCCGCGTTCCGCCATCCCGAGTGGGACGAGTTCGCCGGCACCGAGGTGGTGGACGACCGCGAGCGGCTGGCCAGGGAGAAGGGCCTCCAGTACGTCGGCCTCGACGGCAGCGTCGGCATCATCGCCAACGGCGCCGGCCTGGCCATGAGCACCCTGGACGTGGTGAACCAGGTGGGCGGGAGCGCCGCCAACTTCCTCGACATCGGCGGCGGCGCCAGCGCGGCCGTCATGGCCGACGCCCTGGAGGTGATCAGCACCGACGAGAACGTGCGGGCCATCCTCGTCAACATCTTCGGGGGCATCACCCGGGGCGAGGAGGTGGCGAACGGGATCGTCGAGGCGCTGGGGCGGGTGAACCTGGTCGCCCCCCTCGTCGTCCGGCTCGACGGGACGAATGCGGCGGAGGGCCGGGCCATCCTGGCCGGCCACGAGTCCGACCGCCTGATCAGCCGGGCCACGATGCTGGACGCGGCCCGCACGGCGGTCGAGCTGGCGGCGGGGCGGGCCGGCGCCGCCGGGGGGGAGGGCTGA
- the sucD gene encoding succinate--CoA ligase subunit alpha produces the protein MAIFVDETTRVVVQGLTGSQGRFYGLRNRAYGTQVVAGTNPKKAGTDVEGIPVFATVADAARETGATVSCVFIPAPGVPGAVLEAAEAGMELVVVITEGVPAHDEARLFNRLRRDFPLTRLLGPNCPGVISPGRCNIGITAGEIAMGGGPVGIVSRSGTLTYQALYELKQAGIGVTTCVGIGGDPVPGTSFIDCLERFENDPETGAVMLIGEIGGSAEEEAADFVASAMTKPVVAYVAGVTAPPGRRMGHAGAIVSGSKGTARAKIDALRAAGVQVAANPTEAGFLMAAVVAGLQ, from the coding sequence GTGGCCATCTTCGTGGACGAGACCACCAGGGTCGTGGTGCAGGGGCTCACCGGGAGCCAGGGCCGGTTCTACGGGCTGCGCAACCGGGCGTACGGCACGCAGGTCGTGGCCGGCACCAACCCCAAGAAGGCGGGCACCGACGTCGAGGGGATCCCGGTCTTCGCCACCGTGGCCGATGCGGCGCGCGAGACGGGCGCCACCGTCTCGTGCGTCTTCATCCCCGCCCCCGGGGTGCCCGGCGCCGTGCTCGAGGCGGCCGAGGCGGGCATGGAGCTGGTGGTCGTCATCACCGAGGGCGTCCCCGCCCACGACGAGGCCCGCCTGTTCAACCGCCTGCGCCGGGACTTCCCCCTCACCCGCCTCCTCGGCCCCAACTGCCCGGGCGTCATCAGCCCCGGGCGCTGCAACATCGGGATCACGGCGGGCGAGATCGCCATGGGCGGCGGCCCCGTCGGCATCGTCAGCCGGTCGGGCACCCTCACCTACCAGGCGCTCTACGAGCTGAAGCAGGCGGGCATCGGCGTCACCACGTGCGTCGGCATCGGCGGCGACCCCGTGCCGGGCACGTCGTTCATCGACTGCCTCGAGCGCTTCGAGAACGACCCCGAGACCGGCGCCGTCATGCTGATCGGCGAGATCGGGGGGTCGGCCGAGGAGGAGGCGGCCGACTTCGTGGCGTCGGCCATGACCAAGCCCGTCGTCGCCTACGTGGCGGGGGTGACCGCCCCCCCGGGGCGGCGCATGGGCCACGCCGGCGCCATCGTGTCGGGCTCCAAGGGCACGGCCAGGGCCAAGATCGACGCCCTGCGGGCGGCCGGCGTCCAGGTCGCCGCCAACCCGACGGAGGCCGGGTTCCTCATGGCCGCGGTGGTCGCCGGTCTCCAATGA
- a CDS encoding N-acetylmuramoyl-L-alanine amidase: MIRSAVAVLFLASVVAAGVVDARREGSAAPAALATTTTTGAPTSTTAAATTTTAVPTTPAPAPTTAAPATTAPATVPPAAAGAAKVIVSPRGIVLPVTSREGDAYRVITPCGRSAVATGTPVAEAAVVLDAGHGGKEPGAVGPGQLTEKEVNLAVVEYARAALTKAGVSVVLTRTADYRITLNSRAEIVKALDPRAFVSVHHNAEPDGPRDGPGTETYYQIASHESKRLSGLIYEEVVKALSAYKIAWVADTDAGAKYRRNVAGDDYYGILRRTQGTPASLAELGFISNPPEEELLRRPEFQQVEGEAVARAVLRFLNTKDPGSGFVEPYPRESPAGSGGGTSNCVDPAL, encoded by the coding sequence ATGATCCGCTCCGCCGTCGCCGTGCTGTTCCTCGCGTCGGTCGTGGCGGCGGGGGTCGTGGACGCCCGCCGGGAGGGCTCGGCGGCGCCCGCCGCCCTGGCCACGACGACCACGACGGGCGCCCCCACGAGCACCACGGCGGCGGCCACGACCACCACCGCCGTCCCGACCACGCCGGCCCCCGCGCCCACCACGGCGGCCCCGGCGACCACCGCGCCGGCGACCGTGCCGCCGGCGGCGGCGGGCGCCGCCAAGGTGATCGTCTCGCCCCGGGGCATCGTGCTGCCGGTGACGAGCCGGGAGGGCGACGCCTACCGCGTCATCACCCCGTGCGGGCGCAGCGCCGTGGCCACGGGAACGCCGGTCGCCGAGGCGGCGGTCGTGCTCGACGCCGGCCACGGCGGCAAGGAGCCGGGTGCCGTCGGTCCCGGCCAGCTGACCGAGAAGGAGGTGAACCTGGCCGTCGTCGAGTACGCCCGGGCGGCCCTCACCAAGGCGGGCGTGTCCGTCGTCCTGACCCGGACGGCGGACTACCGCATCACGCTGAACAGCCGGGCCGAGATCGTCAAGGCGCTGGATCCGCGGGCGTTCGTGTCGGTCCACCACAACGCCGAGCCGGACGGTCCCCGCGACGGGCCGGGGACGGAGACCTACTACCAGATCGCCTCCCACGAGTCGAAGCGCCTGTCGGGGCTGATCTACGAGGAGGTCGTGAAGGCCCTGTCGGCGTACAAGATCGCCTGGGTGGCCGACACCGACGCCGGTGCGAAGTACCGGCGCAACGTCGCCGGCGACGACTACTACGGCATCCTCCGCCGGACCCAGGGGACGCCGGCCTCGCTGGCCGAGCTGGGGTTCATCTCCAACCCCCCCGAGGAGGAGCTGCTGCGCCGTCCCGAGTTCCAACAGGTCGAGGGCGAGGCGGTGGCCCGGGCGGTCCTGCGCTTCCTCAACACCAAGGACCCCGGGTCGGGGTTCGTGGAGCCGTACCCGCGCGAGAGCCCGGCCGGCTCGGGCGGCGGCACGTCCAACTGCGTCGACCCCGCCCTGTGA
- the purN gene encoding phosphoribosylglycinamide formyltransferase, whose protein sequence is MPIGVLVSGTGTILTALIEEDLPISVVVADRACRALGLAVEAGIPAHLVERPSFGRGFDRLQFTHLVVDALQQHGVQLVAMAGFGTVLEKPLFDAFPGRVLNTHPALLPAFPGWHAVEEALAAGVKVTGCTVHVATVDVDAGPILAQEAVPVLPGDTVESLHERIKDVERRLYPRTLKEFLRS, encoded by the coding sequence GTGCCCATCGGCGTGCTCGTGTCCGGCACCGGCACGATCCTCACCGCCTTGATCGAGGAGGACCTGCCCATCTCGGTGGTGGTCGCCGACCGGGCGTGCCGGGCGCTCGGGCTGGCCGTCGAGGCCGGCATCCCCGCCCACCTCGTGGAGCGCCCGTCGTTCGGCCGGGGGTTCGACCGCCTCCAGTTCACCCACCTGGTGGTGGACGCCCTCCAGCAGCACGGCGTGCAGCTGGTCGCCATGGCCGGCTTCGGCACGGTGCTGGAGAAGCCGCTGTTCGACGCTTTCCCGGGGCGCGTGCTCAACACCCATCCGGCGCTGCTGCCGGCCTTCCCCGGGTGGCACGCGGTGGAGGAGGCGCTCGCCGCCGGCGTGAAGGTCACCGGGTGCACCGTCCACGTCGCCACCGTGGACGTCGACGCCGGCCCGATCCTGGCCCAGGAGGCCGTCCCCGTGCTGCCCGGCGACACGGTGGAGTCGCTCCACGAACGCATCAAGGACGTGGAGCGCCGGCTCTACCCCCGCACCCTGAAGGAGTTCCTCCGGTCGTGA
- the purH gene encoding bifunctional phosphoribosylaminoimidazolecarboxamide formyltransferase/IMP cyclohydrolase — translation MRALVSVYDKTGLEAFAAGLAGLGVELVSSGGTSAVLADADIPHLEVGDVTGFPEMLGGRVKTLHPRIHAGILADRSQPDHLAALEEFGIVPVDLVVCNLYPFRSQPSVEMIDIGGPTMVRAAAKNHDHVGVVVDPGDYGDVLAELRRDGRLSDETRRRLARAAFAHTAAYDAAIVAWLDEGGEDELLPPTLHLALERTEERLRYGENPHQRAARYRELGTTSWWDGVEQLAGLALSYLNIYDTEAAWRLVHDLGAGPACAIIKHANPCGVAVADDLGAAFRNALAGDERSAFGGIVALNGPLTEEVADLIAAGPQADVIVAPAYEPAAVDRLIARRKATRLLRAAPPEPERRHFRQVGGGFLVQEPHSFESGRHQWRVVTGAQPTEGQWRDAELAWRIGGHVKSNSIVLVNDGMAVGIGAGQQSRVDAAELAARKAGGRARGGACASDAFYPFRDGVDAAVEAGAAVVIQPGGSLRDDEVIAAADEHGVAMVLTGERHFLH, via the coding sequence GTGAGAGCACTGGTGTCCGTGTACGACAAGACCGGGCTGGAGGCGTTCGCCGCCGGGCTGGCCGGGCTCGGCGTGGAGCTGGTGTCGAGCGGCGGGACGTCCGCGGTGCTGGCCGACGCCGACATCCCCCACCTCGAGGTGGGCGACGTCACCGGCTTCCCCGAGATGCTGGGCGGGCGGGTCAAGACGCTGCACCCCCGCATCCACGCCGGCATCCTGGCCGACCGCTCGCAGCCCGACCACCTGGCCGCCCTGGAGGAGTTCGGCATCGTCCCCGTCGACCTGGTCGTGTGCAACCTCTACCCCTTCCGCAGCCAGCCGTCGGTGGAGATGATCGACATCGGCGGGCCGACCATGGTGCGGGCGGCCGCCAAGAACCACGACCACGTCGGTGTCGTCGTCGACCCCGGGGACTACGGCGACGTGCTGGCCGAGCTGCGCCGCGACGGGAGGCTCTCGGACGAGACCCGCCGGCGCCTGGCCCGGGCCGCCTTCGCCCACACCGCCGCCTACGACGCCGCCATCGTGGCGTGGCTGGACGAGGGCGGCGAGGACGAGCTGCTGCCGCCCACGCTCCACCTCGCCCTCGAGCGCACGGAGGAGAGGCTCCGCTACGGCGAGAACCCCCACCAGCGGGCCGCCCGCTACCGCGAGCTGGGCACCACCTCGTGGTGGGACGGCGTCGAGCAGCTGGCCGGGCTGGCCCTGTCGTACCTCAACATCTACGACACCGAGGCGGCCTGGCGCCTGGTCCACGACCTCGGCGCCGGTCCGGCGTGCGCCATCATCAAGCACGCCAACCCGTGCGGCGTGGCCGTGGCCGACGACCTCGGCGCCGCCTTCCGGAACGCATTGGCGGGCGACGAGCGGTCGGCCTTCGGCGGCATCGTGGCGCTCAACGGGCCGCTCACCGAGGAGGTGGCGGACCTCATCGCGGCGGGCCCCCAGGCCGACGTGATCGTGGCCCCGGCGTACGAGCCGGCGGCGGTGGACCGGCTGATCGCCCGGCGCAAGGCCACCCGCCTGCTCAGGGCCGCTCCGCCCGAGCCCGAGCGCCGCCACTTCCGCCAGGTGGGCGGCGGGTTCCTGGTGCAGGAGCCCCACTCGTTCGAGTCGGGTCGCCACCAGTGGCGGGTGGTCACCGGGGCGCAGCCCACCGAGGGCCAGTGGCGTGACGCCGAGCTGGCGTGGCGGATCGGCGGCCACGTGAAGTCCAACTCCATCGTGCTGGTCAACGACGGCATGGCCGTCGGCATCGGCGCCGGGCAGCAGAGCCGGGTCGACGCGGCCGAGCTGGCCGCCCGCAAGGCGGGGGGGCGGGCCCGGGGCGGGGCGTGCGCCAGCGACGCCTTCTACCCCTTCCGCGACGGCGTGGACGCGGCGGTGGAGGCCGGTGCGGCGGTCGTCATCCAGCCCGGCGGCAGCCTCCGCGACGACGAGGTCATCGCCGCTGCCGACGAGCACGGGGTGGCCATGGTGCTCACCGGCGAGAGGCACTTCCTCCATTGA